The following coding sequences are from one Solea solea chromosome 11, fSolSol10.1, whole genome shotgun sequence window:
- the gpr173 gene encoding probable G-protein coupled receptor 173 produces the protein MGGERFRMANGNESSEGPAGSMSAVVATAGGMVAESPSSAVSTYIKLVLLGLIICISLVGNLVVSLLVLRDRALHKAPYYFLLDLCLADTIRSAICFPFVLVSIKNGSAWTYSVLSCKVVAFMAVLFCFHAAFMLFCISVTRYMAIAHHRFYSKRMTFWTCVAVVCMVWTLSVAMAFPPVFDVGTYKFIREEDQCIFEHRYFKANDTLGFMLMLAVLILATHVVYMKLLLFEYKHRKMKPVQMVPAISQNWTFHGPGATGQAAANWIAGFGRGPMPPTLLGIRQNLHNQNRRLLGMEEFKAEKQLGRMFYVITLLFLVLWSPYIVACYWRVFVKACTIPHRYLSTTVWMSFAQAGVNPIVCFFLNKDLKKGLLSHLPACCRTKPHLPREPYCIM, from the coding sequence ATGGGTGGGGAGCGATTCAGGATGGCGAATGGAAACGAGAGTAGTGAGGGGCCTGCGGGGTCCATGTCAGCAGTGGTGGCTACAGCAGGAGGTATGGTAGCAGAGAGTCCCTCCTCAGCTGTCTCTACCTATATTAAACTGGTGCTACTTGGGCTAATCATCTGCATTAGCCTCGTGGGCAACCTGGTGGTATCTCTGCTTGTACTGCGGGACCGGGCCCTGCACAAAGCACCTTATTACTTTCTGCTGGACCTGTGCCTGGCAGACACGATTCGTTCAGCCATCTGCTTCCCGTTTGTGCTGGTGTCGATAAAGAACGGCTCGGCTTGGACTTACAGTGTGCTGAGCTGCAAAGTGGTGGCCTTCATGGCAGTGCTCTTCTGTTTCCACGCCGCCTTCATGCTGTTCTGCATCAGCGTTACGCGATACATGGCTATCGCACACCACCGCTTCTACTCAAAGCGCATGACATTCTGGACATGTGTGGCCGTGGTGTGCATGGTGTGGACACTGTCTGTGGCGATGGCTTTCCCACCAGTTTTTGACGTGGGCACCTACAAGTTCATTCGTGAGGAGGACCAGTGCATCTTTGAGCATCGCTACTTCAAGGCGAATGATACATTAGGCTTCATGCTAATGTTGGCTGTGCTCATTCTGGCCACACACGTTGTCTACATGAAGTTACTGCTTTTTGAATACAAGCACCGCAAAATGAAGCCGGTCCAGATGGTACCAGCCATCAGCCAGAACTGGACCTTTCATGGGCCGGGGGCCACTGGCCAAGCAGCTGCTAACTGGATTGCAGGCTTCGGCAGGGGCCCGATGCCACCCACTTTGCTGGGAATCCGGCAGAACTTGCACAACCAGAACCGGCGCCTGTTGGGCATGGAGGAGTTCAAAGCAGAGAAGCAGCTCGGCAGGATGTTTTATGTGATCACCCTGCTGTTCCTGGTGCTCTGGTCTCCCTACATAGTGGCTTGCTATTGGAGGGTGTTTGTCAAGGCTTGCACAATACCGCACCGGTACCTCTCCACCACTGTGTGGATGAGTTTTGCTCAAGCCGGCGTTAACCCCATTGTTTGTTTCTTCCTTAACAAAGACTTGAAGAAAGGGCTCCTTTCCCATCTACCAGCCTGCTGCAGGACTAAACCTCATCTGCCACGAGAGCCTTATTGCATCATGTAA